The following proteins come from a genomic window of Hypanus sabinus isolate sHypSab1 chromosome 9, sHypSab1.hap1, whole genome shotgun sequence:
- the ubfd1 gene encoding ubiquitin domain-containing protein UBFD1: MAARDGAETSGMETEASIDIGIHQEKAGCGATSEGDSPCLVTEQMENEDSLPQTSVSNGGESDTSKEMVDLKIIWNKNKYDVRMPLDSTGAGLKEKIHSLTGLTPAMQKVMYKGLLPEDKTLREIKVTNGAKIMVIGSTINDVLAVNTPKEVVQQEAKAEEPKKEPLCRQKQHRKVLDKGKPEDVMPSIRGVKERLPSVPLSGMYNKSSGKVRLTFKLEQDQLWIGTKERTEKIPMGSIKNVITEPIEGHEDYHMMAFQLGPTEASYYWVYWVPTQYVDAIKDTVLGKWQYF, encoded by the exons ATGGCAGCCCGGGACG GTGCAGAGACCAGTGGAATGGAAACTGAGGCCAGCATAGATATAGGTATTCACCAAGAGAAAGCAGGCTGTGGAGCTACCAGCGAAGGAGATTCACCGTGCTTAGTAACTGAACAAATGGAGAATGAGGATTCCCTTCCTCAAACCTCTGTTAGCAATGGAGGAGAATCAGATACCAGCAAGGAAATGGTAGATCTAAAGATTATTTGGAATAAAAACAAATATGATGTCAGGATGCCATTGGATAGTACAGGAGCAGGCCTGAAAGAAAAGATTCACTCCCTCACAG GTCTCACTCCTGCCATGCAGAAAGTCATGTACAAGGGTCTGCTCCCAGAAGATAAAACTTTACGTGAAATAAAAGTAACAAATGGTGCAAAAATCATGGTTATTGGATCAACAATTAATGACGTTTTAGCAGTAAACACACCAAAAGAGGTTGTACAGCAAGAGGCCAAAGCTGAAGAACCCAAAAAGGAACCTCTCTGTAGGCAAAAG CAACACAGAAAAGTATTGGACAAAGGAAAACCAGAAGATGTCATGCCATCCATTAGGGGTGTTAAA GAGCGTTTGCCAAGTGTGCCATTGTCAGGCATGTACAACAAGTCAAGTGGAAAAGTACGATTAACTTTCAAACTAGAGCAGGACCAGCTGTGGATTGGAACCAAGG AAAGGACAGAGAAAATCCCTATGGGTTCTATCAAAAATGTGATCACTGAACCCATTGAAGGACATGAAGATTATCACATGATG GCATTTCAGCTGGGTCCCACTGAAGCTTCTTACTATTGGGTTTACTGGGTGCCTACACAGTATGTTGATGCAATCAAAGATACAGTCCTTGGGAAGTGGCAGTATTTTTGA